One stretch of Serinicoccus hydrothermalis DNA includes these proteins:
- a CDS encoding PH domain-containing protein, translating into MLAATLVIFLISVVSQGALTWGSLGRALSGLTAVGVIVLSRLGTRATTSDLETTGRGVRARRIPWEQVSDLWADQPNRWAEVVEAHLVDGSTVPLAGVPPADLPRLQELRQRATPG; encoded by the coding sequence TTGCTCGCGGCGACCCTGGTGATCTTTCTGATCTCAGTGGTGTCACAAGGCGCGCTCACGTGGGGCTCGCTGGGGCGCGCTCTGTCGGGCCTGACGGCTGTCGGCGTGATCGTGCTCTCGCGGCTCGGTACTCGTGCCACGACGAGCGACCTGGAGACGACGGGACGGGGCGTGCGGGCCCGCCGCATCCCGTGGGAGCAGGTGAGCGACCTGTGGGCCGATCAGCCGAACCGGTGGGCCGAGGTCGTGGAGGCGCACCTGGTGGATGGCTCGACCGTGCCCCTGGCGGGCGTCCCGCCGGCAGACCTTCCCCGACTGCAGGAGCTGCGTCAGCGGGCCACGCCTGGATAG
- a CDS encoding DUF2975 domain-containing protein encodes MAAPDVVAARRRAQWGIEELPRPAWVRHRWVLLGIAAILAVAHVSLPLWAESFATSFPEVDYLRVPFLVILGACAVAGELVLLIVWALAPALGSASRLTPGQHVALALAVVLLLAVAMAFAGVNTYLSSIEANPPLVFLGLLVGSLVCVSVAVAFAYAQWHRR; translated from the coding sequence ATGGCAGCTCCGGACGTAGTAGCAGCCCGAAGGCGGGCCCAGTGGGGCATTGAGGAACTCCCGCGACCGGCCTGGGTTCGACACCGGTGGGTGCTTCTCGGGATCGCGGCGATACTCGCGGTCGCGCATGTATCACTGCCCTTGTGGGCGGAGTCGTTTGCCACGAGCTTTCCCGAGGTTGACTATCTCAGGGTTCCCTTCCTCGTGATCCTGGGTGCTTGCGCCGTCGCTGGCGAGCTCGTCCTGCTGATCGTGTGGGCGCTCGCTCCGGCGCTGGGTTCCGCGTCACGCCTGACGCCGGGGCAGCACGTGGCGCTGGCTCTCGCCGTCGTCTTGCTGCTGGCAGTCGCGATGGCATTCGCAGGCGTCAACACCTACTTGAGCTCCATCGAGGCGAACCCGCCCTTGGTCTTCCTGGGGTTGCTGGTCGGCTCGCTCGTATGCGTGTCTGTGGCAGTGGCCTTCGCGTACGCCCAGTGGCACCGCCGGTAG
- a CDS encoding PadR family transcriptional regulator, with product MATDRAVTQLRRGVLEYCVLALLSDEERYGYDLVVELSAAGLVASEGTIYPLLSRLRKDELVSTVWRESPTGPPRRYYALTRHGRAVLDDFVRSWTTFKLSVDHILTREAQK from the coding sequence ATGGCAACCGACAGGGCGGTCACACAGCTTCGGCGGGGGGTTCTTGAGTACTGCGTCCTGGCACTGCTCAGCGACGAGGAACGCTACGGGTACGACCTCGTGGTCGAACTGTCCGCAGCCGGCCTGGTCGCCAGCGAAGGCACCATCTACCCACTGCTCAGTCGGCTTCGCAAGGACGAACTCGTCAGCACCGTCTGGCGGGAGTCCCCGACCGGCCCACCCCGGCGGTACTACGCCCTCACGAGACATGGCCGAGCGGTCCTGGACGACTTCGTACGCTCTTGGACCACGTTCAAGCTCTCGGTCGACCACATCCTCACGCGGGAGGCACAGAAATGA
- a CDS encoding NUDIX hydrolase, protein MHFTEYDTRLAAYALLTTDDQQVLLTWFNGGARAQNAAWSLPGGGVEFDESIHDAVVREVFEETGYTVTVGQIVAEHHFTVPRTASRRPLRSQRFLLDAAITAGELGTTESGGTTDFAKWFPLSDVPDLHPRADIVDLAVEILEERLP, encoded by the coding sequence GTGCACTTCACCGAGTACGACACCCGGTTGGCCGCCTATGCACTCCTGACCACGGACGATCAGCAGGTCCTGCTCACGTGGTTCAACGGAGGAGCTCGAGCACAGAATGCCGCATGGTCGCTGCCAGGTGGCGGGGTCGAGTTCGACGAGTCCATCCATGACGCTGTCGTGCGTGAGGTGTTCGAGGAGACCGGCTACACGGTGACGGTCGGACAGATTGTCGCCGAGCACCACTTTACGGTCCCCCGCACCGCCTCCCGCCGACCCCTGCGCTCACAGCGCTTCCTGCTCGACGCCGCCATCACCGCCGGTGAACTGGGCACCACGGAGTCGGGCGGCACGACAGACTTCGCGAAGTGGTTCCCCCTCAGTGACGTCCCCGACCTGCACCCACGAGCCGACATCGTCGACCTGGCTGTCGAGATCCTCGAAGAGCGGCTTCCCTAG